One Dietzia sp. JS16-p6b genomic window carries:
- a CDS encoding DNA-directed RNA polymerase subunit beta, protein MLEGPILAVSRQTKSVSTVPGAPRRVSFAKLSEPLPVPGLLDLQTESFEWFIGSEEWQQRAASRGVTNLEGGLESILREISPIEDFSGSMSLSFSDSYFEEVKASMEDCREKDRTYEAPLFVTAEFENTETGEIKSQTVFMGDFPMMTDKGTFIINGTERVVVSQLVRSPGVYFDRSRDKSTERDVHSVKVIPSRGAWLEFDVDKRDTVGVRIDRKRRQSVTVLLKALGWTTTEIKERYGFSEIMMSTLEKDTVEDTDQALLEIYRKLRPGEPPTRESAEALLENLFFKEKRYDLARVGRYKVNRKLGLPDPEGDDTTTLTREDIAATIEYLVRLHAGETSMQVPGGREVPVDVDDIDHFGNRRLRTVGELIQNQVRVGLSRMERVVRERMTTQDSEAITPQSLINIRPITAALKEFFGTSQMSQFMDQNNPLSGLTHKRRLSALGPGGLSRERAGLEVRDVHASHYGRMCPIETPEGPNIGLIGSLSVYARVNPFGFIETPYRRVVDGAVTDQVDYLTADEEDRHVVAQANSEIDENGRFVEDRVLVRKKHGDVEVVAGTDVDYMDVSPRQMVSVATAMIPFLEHDDANRALMGANMQRQSVPLVRSESPLVGTGMELRAAVDAGDVVVNTRAGVVEEVSADFITVMDDDGGRQTYRLAKFARSNQGTCSNQKPIVDEGMRVEAGQVLADGPCTENGEMALGKNLLVAIMPWEGHNYEDAIILSQRLVEEDVLTSIHIEEHEIDARDTKLGAEEITRDIPNVSDEVLADLDDRGIVRIGAEVRDGDVLVGKVTPKGETELTPEERLLRAIFGEKAREVRDTSLKVPHGESGKVIGVRVFSRDDDDDLPPGVNELVRVYVAQKRKIQDGDKLAGRHGNKGVIGKILPAEDMPFMPDGTPVDIILNTHGVPRRMNIGQIMETHLGWLAKAGWEVPREADGSLPEWASKLPEEIHSVEAGTNTATPVFDGAADTEITGLLGCTLPNRDGERMVEADGKATLIDGRSGEPFPYPVSVGYMYILKLHHLVDDKIHARSTGPYSMITQQPLGGKAQFGGQRFGEMECWAMQAYGAAYTLQELLTIKSDDVVGRVKVYEAIVKGENIPEPGIPESFKVLLKELQSLCLNVEVLSSDGQAVSLGEGAEDDDLDRTAANLGINLSRDESSAADELAQ, encoded by the coding sequence GTGCTGGAAGGACCCATCTTGGCAGTCTCCCGCCAGACCAAGTCAGTTTCCACCGTTCCCGGTGCGCCCCGGAGGGTCTCGTTCGCGAAACTCTCCGAGCCGTTGCCGGTCCCGGGACTGCTCGACCTCCAGACGGAGTCGTTCGAGTGGTTCATCGGGTCGGAGGAGTGGCAGCAGAGGGCCGCGTCCCGCGGCGTCACGAACCTCGAGGGAGGCCTGGAGTCGATCCTCAGGGAGATCTCCCCGATCGAGGACTTCTCCGGATCCATGTCGCTCTCGTTCTCCGATTCGTACTTCGAAGAGGTCAAGGCCTCGATGGAGGACTGCCGCGAGAAGGATCGTACGTACGAGGCGCCCCTGTTCGTCACGGCCGAGTTCGAGAACACCGAGACGGGCGAGATCAAGTCGCAGACCGTCTTCATGGGTGACTTCCCGATGATGACGGACAAGGGCACGTTCATCATCAACGGCACCGAGCGCGTCGTCGTCTCGCAGCTCGTCCGCTCGCCCGGCGTCTACTTCGACCGGAGCCGCGACAAGTCGACGGAGCGGGACGTCCACTCCGTGAAGGTCATCCCGTCGCGCGGTGCGTGGCTGGAGTTCGACGTGGACAAGCGCGACACGGTCGGCGTGCGTATCGACCGCAAGCGCCGTCAGTCCGTGACCGTGCTGCTCAAGGCCCTCGGCTGGACCACCACCGAGATCAAGGAGCGCTACGGCTTCTCCGAGATCATGATGTCCACCCTCGAGAAGGACACGGTCGAGGACACGGACCAGGCCCTGCTCGAGATCTACCGCAAGCTGCGTCCGGGTGAGCCGCCGACCCGCGAGTCCGCGGAGGCGCTCCTGGAGAACCTGTTCTTCAAGGAGAAGCGCTACGACCTGGCCCGCGTCGGCCGCTACAAGGTCAACCGCAAGCTCGGTCTGCCGGATCCCGAGGGCGACGACACCACCACGCTCACGCGTGAGGACATCGCCGCCACCATCGAGTACCTCGTGCGCCTCCACGCGGGCGAGACGTCGATGCAGGTCCCGGGGGGCCGCGAGGTCCCGGTCGACGTCGACGACATCGACCACTTCGGAAACCGTCGTCTGCGCACCGTCGGCGAGCTCATCCAGAACCAGGTCCGCGTGGGCCTGTCCCGGATGGAGCGCGTGGTCCGTGAGCGGATGACCACGCAGGACTCCGAGGCGATCACCCCGCAGTCGCTGATCAACATCCGGCCCATCACCGCCGCGCTCAAGGAGTTCTTCGGAACCTCCCAGATGTCGCAGTTCATGGACCAGAACAACCCGCTGTCGGGCCTGACCCACAAGCGGCGCCTGTCCGCCCTGGGCCCCGGTGGTCTGTCGCGTGAGCGCGCCGGCCTCGAGGTGCGCGACGTGCACGCCTCGCACTACGGCCGCATGTGCCCGATCGAGACCCCCGAGGGTCCGAACATCGGTCTGATCGGGTCGCTCTCGGTCTACGCCCGGGTCAACCCGTTCGGCTTCATCGAGACCCCGTACCGCCGGGTCGTCGACGGCGCGGTCACCGACCAGGTCGACTACCTCACCGCCGACGAGGAGGACCGCCACGTCGTGGCGCAGGCCAACTCGGAGATCGACGAGAACGGCAGGTTCGTCGAGGACCGCGTCCTCGTGCGCAAGAAGCACGGTGACGTCGAGGTCGTCGCGGGCACGGATGTCGACTACATGGACGTCTCGCCGCGGCAGATGGTCTCCGTGGCCACCGCCATGATCCCGTTCCTCGAGCACGACGACGCCAACCGTGCCCTCATGGGCGCGAACATGCAGCGTCAGTCGGTCCCGCTCGTGCGGTCCGAGTCGCCGCTCGTCGGCACCGGCATGGAGCTGCGCGCGGCCGTGGACGCCGGCGACGTCGTCGTCAACACCCGTGCGGGCGTGGTGGAGGAGGTCTCGGCCGACTTCATCACCGTCATGGACGACGACGGGGGACGTCAGACCTACCGCCTGGCCAAGTTCGCGCGGTCCAACCAGGGCACGTGCTCCAACCAGAAGCCGATCGTGGACGAGGGGATGCGCGTCGAGGCCGGTCAGGTCCTCGCGGACGGACCCTGCACCGAGAACGGCGAGATGGCGCTCGGCAAGAACCTGCTCGTGGCGATCATGCCGTGGGAGGGTCACAACTACGAGGACGCGATCATCCTCTCGCAGCGACTCGTGGAGGAGGACGTGCTCACGTCCATCCACATCGAGGAGCACGAGATCGACGCCCGCGACACCAAGCTGGGCGCCGAGGAGATCACCCGCGACATCCCCAACGTCTCCGACGAGGTCCTGGCGGACCTGGACGACCGCGGCATCGTGCGCATCGGCGCCGAGGTCCGTGACGGCGACGTGCTGGTCGGCAAGGTCACGCCCAAGGGCGAGACCGAGCTCACCCCCGAGGAGCGCCTGCTGCGCGCGATCTTCGGTGAGAAGGCGCGCGAGGTGCGCGACACCTCGCTCAAGGTGCCTCACGGCGAGTCCGGGAAGGTGATCGGCGTCCGCGTGTTCTCGCGCGACGACGACGACGACCTGCCCCCCGGCGTGAACGAGTTGGTCCGGGTCTACGTGGCGCAGAAGCGCAAGATCCAGGACGGCGACAAGCTCGCCGGCCGCCACGGCAACAAGGGCGTCATCGGCAAGATCCTCCCCGCCGAGGACATGCCGTTCATGCCCGACGGCACACCCGTGGACATCATCCTCAACACGCACGGCGTCCCGCGTCGTATGAACATCGGTCAGATCATGGAGACCCACCTCGGCTGGTTGGCCAAGGCGGGCTGGGAGGTGCCCCGCGAGGCGGACGGTTCCCTCCCCGAGTGGGCGTCCAAGCTGCCGGAGGAGATCCACAGCGTCGAGGCCGGCACCAACACGGCCACGCCCGTCTTCGACGGCGCGGCGGACACGGAGATCACCGGCCTGCTCGGCTGCACCCTCCCGAACCGCGACGGGGAGCGGATGGTGGAGGCCGACGGCAAGGCGACCCTGATCGACGGTCGGTCGGGTGAGCCCTTCCCGTACCCGGTGTCCGTGGGGTACATGTACATCCTCAAGCTGCACCACCTGGTGGACGACAAGATCCACGCCCGCTCCACGGGTCCGTACTCGATGATCACCCAGCAGCCGCTCGGCGGTAAGGCCCAGTTCGGTGGCCAGCGCTTCGGTGAGATGGAGTGCTGGGCGATGCAGGCCTACGGTGCCGCGTACACCCTCCAGGAGCTGCTCACGATCAAGTCCGACGACGTCGTGGGCCGAGTGAAGGTGTACGAGGCGATCGTCAAGGGGGAGAACATCCCCGAGCCCGGGATCCCGGAGTCGTTCAAGGTCCTGCTCAAGGAGCTGCAGTCGCTGTGCCTCAACGTCGAGGTGCTCTCCAGCGACGGTCAGGCGGTCTCGTTGGGTGAGGGCGCCGAGGACGACGACCTCGACCGCACCGCCGCGAACCTGGGGATCAACCTCTCCCGGGACGAGTCCTCGGCCGCGGACGAGCTGGCGCAGTAG